CGGTTGTCACTTCGGGCCTGGGAAGCATTTTTCCGAAAGGCATTCCGGTAGGGGTGATAACCCGCACCTGGTACGAGTCCTCCGGGCTGTTCAAAAGCGCCGAGATCCGCCCTTTCGCTCCCTTATACAGCCTGGAAGAAGTTTTTATTGTAACCGCCGTGCGTCCTTAATGCCGGTTTGGCGCCGGGAGGAGGTACTAAACTTTGCCGGTTTTTGTTTTCCTGCTCATGGTGGGGGCGGCTGTGCTGCTGCAGACTACCGTGCTTGAATATGCTGCTATAATGGGCATAAAGCCCGAACTGGTCATGCTTATTGCAATTTTCAACGGCTTCCTCCTGGGTGCCAGGGAGGGGGCTTTTTTGGGTTTTGCCGGCGGGGTGATCGAAGACCTGGTATCGGGCAGCTACATCGGTCTGAACGCGCTTTCTTGCATGGTTGCCGGATACCTGG
The window above is part of the Pelotomaculum thermopropionicum SI genome. Proteins encoded here:
- the MreD gene encoding cell shape-determining protein, with protein sequence MPVFVFLLMVGAAVLLQTTVLEYAAIMGIKPELVMLIAIFNGFLLGAREGAFLGFAGGVIEDLVSGSYIGLNALSCMVAGYLAGSGGERFFKENILVSTGIAFFSAAAGLTANYLLLMHAGIYLPALHAFLRVIFPSAAYTAVLLPLLFGRALRSFQIQGRNS